Proteins found in one Leptospira bouyouniensis genomic segment:
- a CDS encoding four-helix bundle copper-binding protein codes for MNRKELLQKAGMAVAVSGILSTLSAEDHDHSGTMPTAGKSKYAKAMMAAVHCQLSAEVCLSHCLTELGKGDKAMAVCAASTREVISLCDSFVKLASQNSSFTKKLANLCIEVCEACAKECDKHANHHAVCKECRDSCLACVKELKKV; via the coding sequence ATGAATCGCAAAGAATTATTACAAAAAGCAGGGATGGCAGTGGCCGTTTCTGGAATCTTATCCACACTTTCTGCAGAAGACCATGACCACTCTGGCACCATGCCAACCGCAGGGAAATCGAAGTATGCAAAGGCGATGATGGCTGCTGTCCATTGCCAATTGTCAGCTGAGGTTTGTTTGAGTCATTGCCTTACCGAACTTGGAAAAGGTGACAAAGCCATGGCGGTTTGTGCAGCTTCCACTCGTGAAGTGATTAGCTTATGTGACTCGTTTGTGAAACTTGCGAGCCAGAATTCTTCTTTTACAAAAAAACTAGCAAATCTTTGTATCGAAGTTTGTGAAGCTTGTGCAAAAGAATGCGACAAACATGCAAATCATCATGCGGTATGTAAAGAATGCCGAGATAGTTGCCTTGCATGTGTAAAAGAATTAAAAAAAGTTTAG
- a CDS encoding TraB/GumN family protein: MRSIKKTTPARKSTKKGFKTKEPYLFKTIDKTEVHILGTAHISKQSVEEVEKMIQSIKPDVICVELCESRMKSVEDPDYLKKLDIFKVFKERKMWLLLSSLILSSFQKKMGNQDIKPGDEMRKAISLGRALKKPVLAVDREIQTTLKRSWGNVGFFSKMYLFSALLASLLVKEDVSDEKIEEMKSDDILKDLFSQIPKKYESVKNVIIDERDVYLAEKIRLATLDKKVKKVVAVVGAGHLAGIERNIELQNNLSVLDEVPKSNFWDSFSLILYPVFFAGLIGYTTWSQGGEAGMELFSKLIYIKGGLAALGAIIAWAHPISIILAFITAPIGTFVPIFKAGWVSALSESYLRKPLVEDFERIAEDSETFVGFWKNRVLHIFLVFFLPQFGSTIGTFIVAGKGLKNLF, translated from the coding sequence ATGCGTTCAATCAAAAAAACTACTCCAGCTAGAAAATCTACCAAAAAAGGTTTCAAAACGAAAGAACCTTACCTTTTTAAAACCATTGACAAAACAGAAGTCCATATTTTAGGAACTGCCCACATTTCCAAACAAAGTGTGGAAGAAGTCGAAAAAATGATCCAAAGTATCAAACCAGATGTCATTTGTGTTGAGTTATGTGAATCACGAATGAAGTCTGTGGAAGACCCTGACTATCTTAAAAAATTAGATATTTTTAAAGTATTCAAAGAACGTAAGATGTGGTTACTACTTTCGAGTCTTATCTTATCCTCTTTCCAAAAAAAGATGGGGAACCAAGATATCAAACCGGGAGACGAGATGAGAAAGGCAATCAGTCTCGGTAGGGCATTGAAAAAACCAGTTCTCGCTGTTGATCGTGAGATCCAAACCACACTCAAACGATCTTGGGGAAATGTTGGTTTTTTTTCAAAGATGTATCTCTTCAGTGCACTACTTGCATCACTTCTTGTCAAAGAAGATGTTTCGGATGAAAAAATTGAAGAAATGAAATCCGATGATATCTTAAAAGATCTATTTTCACAAATTCCTAAAAAATACGAATCAGTGAAAAACGTAATCATCGATGAAAGGGACGTATACCTAGCTGAAAAAATCAGATTGGCTACCTTAGATAAAAAAGTAAAAAAAGTTGTCGCTGTGGTTGGGGCCGGGCATTTGGCAGGGATCGAAAGGAACATTGAATTACAAAACAACTTGTCAGTGTTAGACGAAGTGCCGAAATCAAATTTTTGGGATAGTTTTAGTTTAATTTTATATCCAGTATTCTTTGCGGGGCTTATCGGTTATACCACTTGGAGCCAAGGTGGTGAGGCTGGGATGGAATTATTTTCCAAACTCATCTACATCAAAGGAGGGCTTGCAGCACTTGGAGCGATCATTGCTTGGGCACATCCAATCTCCATTATCCTTGCTTTCATTACGGCACCCATTGGAACATTTGTACCAATATTTAAAGCAGGTTGGGTAAGTGCTTTGTCGGAGTCATATTTACGAAAACCATTAGTAGAAGATTTTGAAAGGATCGCAGAAGATTCCGAGACATTTGTTGGTTTTTGGAAAAACCGAGTCCTTCATATTTTTTTGGTTTTTTTCCTTCCGCAGTTTGGTTCCACCATTGGAACTTTTATTGTCGCAGGAAAAGGCTTGAAGAATTTGTTTTAA
- a CDS encoding HDOD domain-containing protein, which yields MLKSKVDEVLQDVNKLPAISSVVSKVLEKLQKPDVNIADLAQEISKDPAITANVIKLSNSAYYRASKPIRTVQEALLTLGIKTVKEIVLLTAAKGILSQDLNSYQLEAAQLWTASLLVAELSSKIVQHKKLKIDKDLAFTSGLLCSVGKIVLAQFFSPVMMQIKTDLKDNQEPFPTLEKKYFGYTHMEVSESLLKRWNFPEELTDVVANYLNPENSKVNPLLTSVVHIASILIVVSGIGIDIGGESVPISPFALSQTGVTDSDIETYFVHIPDLQAGLADLLNV from the coding sequence ATGCTAAAATCAAAAGTTGATGAAGTATTACAAGACGTTAACAAATTACCTGCCATTTCATCGGTTGTTTCCAAAGTTTTGGAAAAATTGCAAAAACCAGATGTGAACATTGCTGACTTAGCACAGGAAATTTCTAAAGATCCTGCAATCACAGCCAATGTAATCAAACTCTCGAATTCTGCATATTATCGTGCGTCAAAACCCATACGAACTGTCCAAGAAGCTCTGTTGACTCTTGGAATCAAAACGGTGAAAGAAATTGTATTGTTAACGGCAGCGAAAGGAATCCTTTCGCAAGACCTTAATAGTTACCAACTAGAAGCGGCACAACTATGGACTGCATCCTTACTCGTTGCAGAACTTTCGAGTAAGATTGTCCAACATAAAAAGTTGAAAATTGATAAGGACCTCGCTTTCACATCCGGATTACTCTGTAGTGTAGGTAAAATTGTACTCGCACAGTTTTTTAGTCCAGTGATGATGCAAATCAAAACAGATCTGAAAGACAACCAAGAACCATTCCCTACTTTGGAAAAAAAATACTTCGGTTACACACATATGGAAGTATCCGAATCACTTCTAAAACGTTGGAATTTCCCCGAGGAACTGACTGATGTGGTGGCAAATTACCTCAATCCTGAAAATTCAAAAGTAAATCCACTGCTTACATCCGTTGTGCACATAGCGAGTATACTTATCGTTGTTTCTGGGATCGGAATTGACATTGGTGGAGAATCGGTTCCCATTTCGCCATTTGCACTCAGTCAAACAGGCGTTACGGATTCTGACATTGAAACTTATTTTGTCCATATCCCTGATTTACAAGCAGGACTTGCTGATTTGTTAAATGTTTAA
- a CDS encoding chemotaxis protein CheD produces MSIKSKIINVGIADIKVGKDTDILRTTLGSCIGIVLYDPDQKIGAISHIMLAKDPTGKDMSKFPHKYGETALPILIDMMKKEGSNIGQYSCRIFGGASMFKGINSQFLQNIGEQNILIVKKFMEEKKIPIIVEDVSGNEGRTISLYCDDGRVLLKKAGMEKYLYKVR; encoded by the coding sequence ATGTCTATAAAATCCAAAATCATCAATGTGGGAATTGCTGACATCAAGGTCGGAAAGGATACGGATATACTCCGAACTACATTGGGTTCCTGTATTGGAATCGTATTGTATGACCCTGACCAAAAAATCGGTGCCATCTCACACATCATGCTCGCAAAAGATCCAACTGGAAAAGACATGAGTAAGTTCCCTCATAAATATGGAGAAACAGCGCTCCCGATCCTCATTGATATGATGAAAAAAGAAGGCTCAAATATTGGGCAATATTCTTGTCGGATTTTTGGGGGAGCATCCATGTTCAAAGGGATCAATTCCCAATTTTTACAAAACATTGGGGAACAAAACATTTTGATCGTCAAAAAGTTTATGGAAGAAAAAAAAATTCCGATCATTGTGGAAGACGTATCTGGTAACGAAGGAAGAACCATCAGTCTCTATTGCGATGACGGTCGCGTTTTGCTAAAAAAAGCTGGTATGGAAAAATACCTTTATAAGGTGCGTTAG